AGATAACGCCAGAAAAGGCTGTAAACCGGCGTGCCTTTTAGTCTCTTTGCTCATGGGAACTAGCCTAAAAAAAGGGATCCGTGCCGCTACGGATCCCTCAGTGCAACTATGAACTTGCAGAGAAAGTCAACTCATCAGAAGTTGAACACAGCCCGCAGAGCACCCACGCCAATAGTGGGGTCGTTGTCACCCGGCAGAGCGCCGTTGGGATTGCTTACAAAGTAAGCAGCTGGGGTTAAGGTCAGGTAGTCGTTCACCGGGAAGCTGTAGTACACATCCACGATGAAGGGACGGCTATCCCAAACGCCATCGTTACTGGTGGTTACGATCGGCTGGCCGAAAACCACGCCACCCTGAGCTCCTTCAATGAACAGATCCGGGAAGGCAAAGCCGAACAGGAATCCGTTGAAGTCTTCATCACCAGGATCGATGGTGCCAGCGGGAACCACATTGGGCAGGTTGTAATCCACGTTGCCAGTGGTGAACCAGCCAGACAGAATCACACGAGGGCTAAGCTCCCAGTTGGCAGCCACAGAGAAAGCATTAACGCGAGCAGAGTGAGACACATTGGTCACGCTCAGAGGCCCACGGAAGAGGGTGGTGCCGTTGGCCAAGAAACCAGGGTCACCGTCCTGCACATAGGTGCTAGCAAACTGCAGGTACAGCTCCAAAGTGTCAGTCGGCAAGAACCCCAATTCAACCGCATGAGCACTATTGCCACCCGTCAGACCCGAGTCACCAAAGCCTTTACCCAGAGACTGACCGCCAGTAGTGCTGTAGCTATAGGCCAAGCGAAACTGATCGCCAGGGCGGAAACGGAAGCCAAACATGGTTCCGCCGGGCACGTCAGCGGTGGAGTTGGGAGCATCGGCGAAGTCAGACAGGGCATCGAAAGGAGTGCCATAGTTGAAGACATCGAACACACCCGAACCAGAGATGCCCGCATAAATGGTAGCAGCGTTATTGAAAGCCGGGAACTGATAGATCAACTTGGCTAGGGTGAATGTGCCACCACCACCACCGCCGAAACCAGGGCCGGGATCGCCATCAAAGAACTCGGTCACGGCGTTACGAGCTTGCAAACGAATCCGCAAGCGATCCCGACCGGTGAAAGAAGCATCGAAGTTCAAGCGCACCCGGTAGGGTAGGGTCATGTTGGCTTGGTCTTGCTCAGCAACCGTTGTGCCATTCACAATGCGATCATCGGTAAGGGCACTACCGTAAATGGCAGTGATCACCTGAGCATTCAACTTTGTGACGGGGTTGAAGACTTTCCCCTTCAAGTTGGTGACATCAGCTTCTAGGGCATCGACACGACCGCGCAGGGCAGCCAATTCAGCGGCAAATTCCTCTTGCAGGCGCTGCAGGGTAGCCAAGTCTTCCCGAGACACTTTGTCAGCCAAGCCAGCAGCGATCAACTCGTTGATGCGATCCAAACAAGCATTCATACCAGCGGCAAACTCAAAGCGGGTCATGGCCCGGTTGCCACGGTAGGTGCGATCAGGGTAACCAGCAATACAGCCATAGCGCTCCACCAAAGATTGCAGAGCTTGGAATGCCCAGTCGGTCGGCTGTACATCAGAAAGCTCAGAAATAGCGGTGACCGGCCCAGAAGCTTGGGCATAGGCCATTCCAGGAGTCAAGACTGCCGCTGCACCCAGGGTGCCAGCCAGCAGAGTCTTCCAGTAGTTCGCGTGTTTCGCGGGCATGTTTCTCTCCTTGTTCTTTTCCTCACACCTGTTTGGCTGTAGCGATGCCTTCTAAAAGTAACAAACTGCCTAACTCAAGAATGAGCCTGACAATTGCGGACTCTGGAAAAACATGATACAGCCATAATCCATATCGTCTACCACTTTACACAGTTTTTGCGCGAGACTCAATGCGAGACCCAGCGGCGGTAGATGATCCAGGCCCAATATCCATTACTCTACCTCAGGGATCCAGCTCTGGCTAGCAGGTGTACCCCCTGTGAAGCTGCAAATGGCACCGATTGGCACTCCAGAGGTGGGATCTAGCAGGCTGTGGCTGCGGGATCCCTCAGTTAGGATCATCCTGGTGCCAGACCCAGTAACACCCCCGGTAACACTTCTTATCCCTCCGCTGGCAGAAGGGGCTGATAAACTGCGGGAGTATACTTGGCCTTTTTCACAAGCTCTGAATCACTATGAGTCCTAGCCTGCAAGCCACTCAAACTCAGGCGCGAGTGCCTACTGAAACGATCCTGACGCCGCGCTTCTACACCACCGACTTCGAGGCCATCGGCAAGATGGGGTTGGGGGATCGAGAGGCGGACTTTCACGCCATGTTGGAGGAGTTTCGCGCAGATTACAATCGCCATCACTTTGTCCGTGGCGAAGAGTTTGCTCAGGATTGGGAAAGCCAACTGGATCCAGAGTCGCGGCAGTTGTTCGTGGAGTTTCTGGAGCGTTCCTGTACAGCAGAGTTCTCTGGCTTTCTCCTCTACAAGGAGCTGTCTCGCAAGCTGAAGGAAACCAACCCCACCTTGGCCGAGTGCTTCGCGTTGATGAGCCGCGACGAGGCCCGCCATGCTGG
The sequence above is a segment of the Synechococcus sp. Nb3U1 genome. Coding sequences within it:
- a CDS encoding iron uptake porin; translated protein: MPAKHANYWKTLLAGTLGAAAVLTPGMAYAQASGPVTAISELSDVQPTDWAFQALQSLVERYGCIAGYPDRTYRGNRAMTRFEFAAGMNACLDRINELIAAGLADKVSREDLATLQRLQEEFAAELAALRGRVDALEADVTNLKGKVFNPVTKLNAQVITAIYGSALTDDRIVNGTTVAEQDQANMTLPYRVRLNFDASFTGRDRLRIRLQARNAVTEFFDGDPGPGFGGGGGGTFTLAKLIYQFPAFNNAATIYAGISGSGVFDVFNYGTPFDALSDFADAPNSTADVPGGTMFGFRFRPGDQFRLAYSYSTTGGQSLGKGFGDSGLTGGNSAHAVELGFLPTDTLELYLQFASTYVQDGDPGFLANGTTLFRGPLSVTNVSHSARVNAFSVAANWELSPRVILSGWFTTGNVDYNLPNVVPAGTIDPGDEDFNGFLFGFAFPDLFIEGAQGGVVFGQPIVTTSNDGVWDSRPFIVDVYYSFPVNDYLTLTPAAYFVSNPNGALPGDNDPTIGVGALRAVFNF